A DNA window from Zingiber officinale cultivar Zhangliang chromosome 3A, Zo_v1.1, whole genome shotgun sequence contains the following coding sequences:
- the LOC122052519 gene encoding abscisic acid 8'-hydroxylase 1-like, with the protein MNSSSVTNTAVVDTTPMLPLFAMPTALLFPFLLLCFSTFCCFVFRLTLAGRSGSRKLPLPPGSMGWPYVGETFQLYSNDPNTFFALKQKRYGPVFKTHILGCPCVMVSSPEAARFVLVTRAQLFKPTFPASKERMIGPQAIFFQQGDYHAHLRRLVLRAFLPEGIRGSVAGIEAVALRALRSWDGRLVNTFQELKTYAFNVAILSIFGQEEISCLEDLKQCYYTLEKGYNSMPINLPGTLFYKAMKARKQLAQIVANIVRSRRTQRDSSPNDLLGSFMNAKEDLSDDQIADNVIGVIFAARDTTASVLTWIIKYLGDNPSILKAVTEEQEQITKSKGNESLTWADTKNMPLTSRVIQETMRVASILSFTFREAVEDVEYQGYLIPKGWKVLPLFRNIHHSPENFSDPEKFDPSRFEVAPKPNTFMPFGNGTHSCPGNELAKLEMLVLLHHLTTKHTWSTVRSPSGIQFGPFALPTNGLPLRFSLKSTAA; encoded by the exons ATGAATTCTTCCTCCGTTACAAATACCGCTGTGGTCGACACCACCCCCATGCTTCCACTCTTCGCCATGCCGACCGCCCTCCTCttccccttcctcctcctctgctTCTCCACCTTCTGCTGCTTCGTCTTCCGGCTCACCCTCGCCGGTCGCTCCGGTTCCCGCAAGCTTCCCCTCCCTCCGGGCTCCATGGGATGGCCATACGTAGGCGAGACCTTCCAGCTCTACTCCAACGACCCCAACACCTTCTTCGCCCTCAAGCAGAAGCGGTACGGTCCCGTGTTTAAGACCCACATCCTCGGCTGCCCCTGCGTGATGGTGTCCAGCCCGGAGGCCGCCCGGTTCGTGCTCGTCACGCGGGCGCAGCTCTTCAAGCCCACCTTCCCCGCCAGCAAGGAGCGGATGATCGGCCCCCAGGCCATCTTCTTCCAGCAGGGCGACTACCACGCCCACCTCCGCCGCCTCGTCCTCCGCGCCTTTCTCCCCGAAGGTATCCGCGGCTCCGTCGCCGGCATCGAGGCCGTCGCACTCCGCGCCCTCCGCTCCTGGGACGGCCGCTTGGTCAACaccttccaagagctcaagacg TACGCGTTCAATGTGGCGATCCTGTCCATCTTCGGCCAGGAAGAGATCTCCTGTTTAGAGGATCTGAAGCAATGCTACTACACCCTCGAGAAGGGGTACAACTCGATGCCCATCAACCTCCCCGGGACTCTGTTCTACAAGGCCATGAAGGCCCGGAAGCAACTGGCGCAGATCGTCGCCAATATCGTCCGCTCCAGAAGGACGCAGAGGGATTCCTCCCCGAACGACCTGCTCGGTTCCTTCATGAACGCCAAAGAAGACCTCTCCGACGACCAGATCGCGGACAACGTCATCGGCGTCATCTTCGCCGCCCGCGACACCACCGCCAGCGTCCTCACCTGGATCATCAAGTACCTCGGCGACAACCCCAGCATCCTGAAAGCCGTCACC GAAGAGCAAGAGCAGATCACGAAGAGCAAAGGGAATGAGTCCCTGACCTGGGCTGACACCAAGAACATGCCACTCACCTCGAGGGTGATCCAAGAAACCATGAGAGTGGCCTCCATCTTATCTTTCACCTTCCGCGAAGCCGTGGAAGATGTGGAGTATCAAG GATATCTAATTCCCAAGGGGTGGAAGGTGCTGCCGCTCTTCAGAAACATTCACCACAGCCCGGAAAACTTCTCTGACCCAGAAAAATTTGACCCCTCCAGATTTGAG GTGGCTCCAAAGCCTAACACTTTCATGCCCTTTGGAAACGGGACCCATTCCTGTCCTGGAAATGAGCTTGCAAAGCTGGAGATGCTGGTTCTTCTCCATCACCTTACCACAAAACACAC GTGGTCTACGGTGAGATCCCCTAGTGGAATACAGTTTGGACCTTTCGCGCTTCCCACGAATGGCTTGCCTCTTAGATTCTCTCTCAAGTCAACAGCAGCTTGA